From a region of the Arachis ipaensis cultivar K30076 chromosome B09, Araip1.1, whole genome shotgun sequence genome:
- the LOC110266639 gene encoding uncharacterized protein LOC110266639, protein MDVPCVQDRVFYFPQGHIELLPEPTEQHLRQMKNQKSPKYNLPSKILCRVIDVKCLVMFIFFWFLMLCYVFLIGNVYLIILSPDFCESTSSFKWHFQTCATDLLYQFQYDNA, encoded by the exons ATGGATGTTCCTTGTGTTCAAGACAGAGTTTTCTATTTCCCTCAGGGTCACATTGAATTG ttgCCAGAACCTACAGAACAACATTTGAGGCAGATGAAGAATCAGAAATCTCCCAAATACAATCTTCCGTCGAAGATCTTATGTCGTGTTATCGATGTTAAGTGTCTGGTAATGTTTATCTTTTTTTGGTTCCTTATGTTGTGTTATGTGTTCTTGATTGGTAATGTTTATCTAATAATTCTCAGTCCTGATTTTTGTGAATCTACTTCAAGTTTCAAATGGCACTTTCAAACATGTGCTACTGACCTACTGTACCAATTTCAATATGATAATGCTTGA